The Hymenobacter oligotrophus genome has a window encoding:
- a CDS encoding DUF7009 family protein — protein MKLRLEDNTLRLRLTDEEVQQFAQTGHLASAVPLAPGPDGRLTYALQVADDDSTAAEQTLRVAYTPGTLSVLVPASLAQSWLAPDQIGLSATMRLTDGNELRILVEKDLGCRH, from the coding sequence ATGAAGCTCCGCCTCGAAGACAACACCTTGCGCTTGCGCCTCACCGATGAGGAAGTGCAGCAGTTTGCCCAAACCGGCCACCTGGCCTCGGCAGTGCCGCTGGCGCCCGGCCCCGATGGCCGCCTGACCTACGCCCTGCAAGTAGCCGACGACGACTCGACGGCGGCCGAGCAAACCTTGCGGGTGGCTTACACGCCGGGTACGCTCTCGGTGCTGGTGCCGGCCTCGTTGGCGCAAAGCTGGCTTGCGCCCGACCAGATTGGCCTAAGCGCTACCATGCGCCTGACCGACGGAAACGAATTGCGTATACTGGTAGAGAAGGATTTAGGCTGCCGGCACTAG